One stretch of Nicotiana tabacum cultivar K326 chromosome 18, ASM71507v2, whole genome shotgun sequence DNA includes these proteins:
- the LOC142172767 gene encoding uncharacterized protein LOC142172767, protein MDAQKSIEDKFSKIHPCFPVNTRIAIVGAGPSGISAAYALCNLGYNNVTVFEKHHSVGGMCESVDIEGKIYDLGGQVLAANSAPTIFHLAKETGSELVELGSHKLALIDSQTGNYQDNKVADDYVSVISLTLELQDKAKDSGRIGVHAVSDIASDMTPSFLESRGFKYVPKSVAYGYTASGYGFVQDMPYAYIHEFTRTSMAGKIRRFKDGYTSLWKKVSESLPITVMCQTEVLSVRRDTSGVKIDVKSSSADFQSMEFDKVILSGAFPYRNGRTYRSPSPISADPEYEVLELSELEKELFSKVQTIDYYTTVLKIKGLEHMPVGFYYFEEFMDDPETIGNPVAMQRFYSNTNIFLFWSYGNSANIEGSTVLQLAIDAVKRIGGEVEMIVLQRRFKYFPHVNSQDMKDEFYDKIENQLQGQQNTYYVGGLMAFELTERNSSYSMDLISKHFANPDTQPTFPYVKRLFPLLSDRLDKNPTALKEYQQVEFPELTSLDGYLKQWKAVV, encoded by the exons aTGGATGCTCAAAAATCCATTGAAGATAAATTCTCAAAGATACATCCATGTTTTCCAGTGAATACAAGAATAGCTATAGTTGGAGCAGGTCCAAGTGGAATATCAGCTGCTTATGCATTATGTAATCTTGGCTACAACAATGTGACAGTATTCGAAAAACATCACTCGGTTGGTGGCATGTGTGAATCTGTTGATAttgaag GAAAAATTTATGATCTTGGAGGTCAAGTCCTAGCAGCAAATAGTGCTCCAACAATTTTCCATTTGGCAAAGGAAACAGGAAGTGAGCTTGTGGAATTAGGCTCTCACAAACTTGCATTAATTGATAGCCAAACAGGGAATTATCAGGACAATAAAGTTGCAGATGATTATGTGTCTGTTATATCCTTGACATTAGAACTCCAG GACAAAGCAAAGGATTCAGGTAGAATTGGTGTTCATGCTGTGAGTGACATTGCTTCTGATATGACACCTTCATTTCTTGAAAGTCGCGGATTTAAGTATGTTCCAAAATCTGTTGCATATGGCTACACTGCTTCTGGATATGGATTTGTTCAAGACATGCCTTATGCATATATTCATGAGTTCACTCGAACGTCTATGGCTGGGAAAATTCGACGTTTCAAAGACGGATACACAAGCCTATGGAAGAAAGTTAGTGAATCTTTGCCAATAACAGTCATGTGCCAAACAGAAGTGCTTTCAGTCAGACGCGACACTTCAGGCGTCAAAATTGATGTCAAAAGCAGCAGTGCGGATTTTCAAAGTATGGAATTTGATAAAGTGATATTATCCGGGGCATTTCCTTATAGGAATGGGAGGACATATAGATCACCATCTCCCATTTCAGCAG ATCCTGAATATGAAGTGCTGGAATTGAGTGAACTTGAAAAGGAGTTGTTCAGTAAAGTACAGACCATTGATTATTACACGACGGTTCTGAAGATTAAGGGACTAGAACACATGCCAGTTGGATTCTATTACTTTGAGGAATTTATGGATGATCCTGAAACAATAGGAAATCCAGTTGCCATGCAGAGATTCTATTCAAATACAAACATTTTCCTTTTCTGGTCTTACGGAAACTCAGCCAACATTGAGGGTTCAACAGTTTTACAGCTCGCGATTGATGCTGTCAAAAGGATTGGAGGTGAAGTTGAAATGATAGTCCTGCAACGACGATTCAAGTATTTTCCTCATGTAAATAGCCAAG ATATGAAGGATGAATTCTATGACAAAATAGAAAACCAGCTTCAAGGTCAGCAAAACACTTATTATGTGGGGGGATTAATGGCATTTGAGCTGACTGAAAGAAATTCATCCTATTCTATGGACTTAATTTCCAAGCACTTTGCAAATCCTGATACACAACCGACATTTCCTTACGTTAAG AGATTATTTCCGCTCTTATCTGATCGCTTGGATAAGAATCCTACAGCTTTGAAAGAATACCAGCAAGTGGAATTTCCTGAATTGACTAGCCTCGACGGTTATTTAAAGCAATGGA AAGCTGTTGTCTAG